A genome region from Terriglobales bacterium includes the following:
- a CDS encoding helix-turn-helix domain-containing protein has product GTKTARGVEFTLPATHQDIAGMIGTVRELVSRNLSRLQAEEIVVVEGRNVVVPDLARLEAELESSE; this is encoded by the coding sequence GGCACCAAGACCGCGCGCGGCGTCGAGTTCACCCTGCCCGCCACGCACCAGGACATCGCCGGGATGATCGGGACGGTCCGCGAACTGGTCTCGCGCAACTTGAGCCGCCTGCAGGCGGAGGAGATCGTGGTGGTCGAGGGCAGAAACGTCGTCGTTCCCGACCTGGCGCGCCTCGAGGCGGAGTTGGAATCGAGCGAGTAG